Sequence from the Fibrobacter sp. genome:
GATCAGGCAGACAAAGTACTGGATAATTCTGGTATCGGTAATCCTCAATCCTCTGTCGTTGTGGTTCAGGGCTCTGAGATGGGAGTTGATGCTTCCATCAAGGCCTGATACTGTCAGAAACGGCCTGTTTCCTGTGGTGATGATAGGGTTCATGTTCAATAATATCTTTCCTGCAAGAATAGGGGAGGCCGCAAGGGCTGTTTTGCTGTGGAAAAAGAACAGGTTTACAGTTATGGAAAGTGTCGGATCGCTTCTGATTGAGAGATTTATAGACACCCTTATGTACGCCTCTTTTTTCTTCATTCCTGTATTTCTTACCAGTTCTCTCTCTTCTCTTTCTCTCTATGCTTTTCTTATGGCTTCAGGTGTTGGTGTTTCGATTCTCTGTTTTTTTATTTATCTGTGTTTCCCTGGTATTTTCAGAGTTTTTGTAGAGAAGATTATTGGTTTTTTTCCTGAGAAAACGAGAAAGCGGCTTATAAGATTAAATGAAGAGTTTTTTTCAAACCTTGACTGGATGTTTTCATTCCGTAAACTTTGTGGCGTAATTCTGTACACCATTCTTGGGTCGTTGTGTTCCATAGGGGTAATGTTTCTGCTTGCCAGGGGGGTAGAGGCATTCGGATTTCTGGAAAGCATGTTCGGTGTAGCATTAGCTGCATTTGGAGCTGCGATTCCACTTTCTCCGGGATATGTGGGGACACTCCATTCTGCAGTTTCCGGAGGGTTGAAGATTGCAGGGGTGGGGGTGGAGAAAGCAGGTGCCATAGCGATACTTTACCATGCAATTGGCTATATCTCTATAACAGCAATTGGTTTATACTATTTTTTCTCTACCAGGATCTCTTTGCGTGAGATCAATGAGGCAAAGCAGAATCTCGATAGATGAGTACAACTGGAGATTTATGGAAACCCGAAATGAAATAAATGACCTTGAGCTTGCCGGACACCTTTCATCATCATCAGAACTGATACGCAGGGAACTTGCGAAGAAAATTATTGGCCAGAAAGAGGTTATCGATGATCTGCTGGCATGTTTTCTTTGTGGAGGGCACTGTCTGCTGATCGGAGTTCCGGGTCTTGCAAAGACTATGCTAATTGGCAGTCTGGCCAGGTGCCTCGATCTTGACTTCAACAGAATACAATTTACTCCCGACCTGATGCCATCGGATATTACCGGGTCAGAAATCTTATACGAAGACAAGGGAACCGGGAAACGGGAATTTCGTTTTGTTAAAGGACCGGTTTTCAGCAATATTGTGCTTGCAGATGAGATAAACCGGACCCCACCCAAGACTCAATCGGCACTTCTTCAAGCGATGCAGGAAAGAGAGGTAACATCATCGGGGCAGACCTTTCGTCTTCCGGATCCGTTCTGGGTTCTTGCTACTCAGAATCCTATAGAGCAGGAGGGGACTTATCCGTTGCCTGAGGCTCAGCAGGACCGTTTCATGTTTTCAATTGAAATAGATTATCCCGACTATAATTCCGAGGTGGAGATAGTCAAGATGACGACATCTCCCCAGAGTGTGGAAATAAAGCCTGTACTGAGTGCTGAGCAGATACGGGCTTTCAGGGGACTTATCTACCGTGTACCTGTGGCAGATTCGGTGGCAGGAGCTGCGGTGGAACTGTCCAGGGCAACCCGCCCCTCCTGCCCGGAGTGTCCTGAGCAGGTAAAGAAGTTTCTGACCTGGGGTGCAGGTCCCAGGGCATCCCAGTTCCTTGTTCTGGCGGCAAAAGCCTACGCTTTGCTGGACAACCGACCTACGCCTGATATCTCGGATCTCCGCAGGGCTGCCTTCCCGGTTTTACGCCATCGCCTGGTGCGGTCATTCCATGCCGAAGTCGACAACATCAATTCAAATCACATAATAAATACTGTATTGGAATCGGTATTAAAGAGAAAGTAAGAAAATTGCAGGATTTTATCTATCCTGCGCTTTTTGTTGCAAATACCTTTCTGACGAACCATTACTGTCAGAATAACTACTAAAAGTATAGTAGTTAGTGGGGGTTCTTTTTAAAAATCAGAGGTGGGGGGAAATGAATAAAACGCTCCTGGAGCCAAGCAGAGAGTTGTTGGATGAGTGCAGATCAGGAAACCAACTGGCTTTCAAAGAGATCTTTTACATGTACCGGTCCTATGCTTTTAATCTTATCTATAAGATTACAGGGCCCTATGGTGATCATGAGGATCTTCTGCAGGAGGTTTTTTTCCAGATTTATCTCTCGCTGAAGACGTTTCATGGGGATTCATCATTTAAGACCTGGTTTCACAGGGTGGTGATCCATGTATGTACACGCAGATGGAGATATCAGAAAGCAGAGAAGAGAATATCTCCCAAGGATACGGTACATCTTGATGCAGTTGAAAACATGGTTCAGTCAAACGAGCAGGGATCGTTGAGATCTATCGAGTTGAAGGATTTAGTGGAGCAGGCACTTGAGGATTTAGACTATAAATTGCGTATTCCGATAGTGTTAAATATCTACGGAGAGATGGATCTGGCAGAGATTGCTTCAATAATGGGGATTCCTGAGGGTACGGTGAAATCAAGACTGTTCACCGCGCGCAAGCAGATAAAGGGATTTCTGGACGGTTTAGATAAAGAGTAGAGAGTTTTAATGGGCAACATGGAAAAATACTCCTGGTTTGAGAGGGAATTTCGCAAGGATATTCCAGATTCTTCTGTGGATTTTTCTGCGGTAGAGGCGAGGCTTTTCGCTCGTATTTCCGATGCTGAGGAGCTGGGGGTGCTCTCCATTTTAAAGCTGGATGAGATGCTTTCCATGGGCAAAATGGAGCAGATCCAGACCGAGTTGTTCTCACGGGTTTCTCAGTTTGTCGAATATGATGAACCGGTGAATGAGTGTATCAATTCTGACCAGAATCTTCCTCAGACTCAGTGGGAGAGGTTGGAATCCAAACTTGAGAAACGGCTCAATGATGTCAGACAAATGCCGGAGTGGGAACAGATCCTTATGGCTCCGGAAAAAGAGCCTACTCCTGGAAAATGGGAAGAAATTGAGGAATCTCTGAACCGCGAAATCGATAAGATTGAAAAACTGGAGAACTGGGAGCAGGTTGCCAAAGAAGAGATTGTGGCTGAACCAGGTGCATTAGAGAAAGCTGAAAACCTGCTTTATCAGCGGCTCAGTTCTAAACAGGAGCTGGAGAACTGGGAGAATGTAATCAGATGTGATGAGGTGATTGCTTATCGCAGATGGGAAAAGATTGAGGAAGAACTGTTCCAGAGGCTGCAGTCCGATAACTTGACATTAAGGACATCCAGGCAGCCCTTCTGGTTCATAGTGGAACATTTCTTCTCCACCTTTAAAACATCAGGTGTGCTTTCTGCTGTCTTATTGCTGGCTGTGGCAGG
This genomic interval carries:
- a CDS encoding flippase-like domain-containing protein produces the protein MKKSTVFQLTGGLLIAGVGLYIFFRDVNPGILLKEIRQTKYWIILVSVILNPLSLWFRALRWELMLPSRPDTVRNGLFPVVMIGFMFNNIFPARIGEAARAVLLWKKNRFTVMESVGSLLIERFIDTLMYASFFFIPVFLTSSLSSLSLYAFLMASGVGVSILCFFIYLCFPGIFRVFVEKIIGFFPEKTRKRLIRLNEEFFSNLDWMFSFRKLCGVILYTILGSLCSIGVMFLLARGVEAFGFLESMFGVALAAFGAAIPLSPGYVGTLHSAVSGGLKIAGVGVEKAGAIAILYHAIGYISITAIGLYYFFSTRISLREINEAKQNLDR
- a CDS encoding MoxR family ATPase, with translation METRNEINDLELAGHLSSSSELIRRELAKKIIGQKEVIDDLLACFLCGGHCLLIGVPGLAKTMLIGSLARCLDLDFNRIQFTPDLMPSDITGSEILYEDKGTGKREFRFVKGPVFSNIVLADEINRTPPKTQSALLQAMQEREVTSSGQTFRLPDPFWVLATQNPIEQEGTYPLPEAQQDRFMFSIEIDYPDYNSEVEIVKMTTSPQSVEIKPVLSAEQIRAFRGLIYRVPVADSVAGAAVELSRATRPSCPECPEQVKKFLTWGAGPRASQFLVLAAKAYALLDNRPTPDISDLRRAAFPVLRHRLVRSFHAEVDNINSNHIINTVLESVLKRK
- a CDS encoding RNA polymerase sigma factor, whose amino-acid sequence is MNKTLLEPSRELLDECRSGNQLAFKEIFYMYRSYAFNLIYKITGPYGDHEDLLQEVFFQIYLSLKTFHGDSSFKTWFHRVVIHVCTRRWRYQKAEKRISPKDTVHLDAVENMVQSNEQGSLRSIELKDLVEQALEDLDYKLRIPIVLNIYGEMDLAEIASIMGIPEGTVKSRLFTARKQIKGFLDGLDKE